In Drosophila santomea strain STO CAGO 1482 chromosome 3L, Prin_Dsan_1.1, whole genome shotgun sequence, a single window of DNA contains:
- the LOC120448405 gene encoding histone-like protein 18C isoform X2 produces the protein MSSLEFKDSKQEVGSSKTVKSSKESVDDVNWEKSVASEEFEDFNEVENENSLSSGYVNFLRDFKKRYGDYYTDHQIKRAAETRWNEMSFRHRCQYSAPDLVESNSGSSLPSSMDSEHRMHTERRGPTDTFFGASATKGNGCTPRKRENKYSKPRMRKSCPKPRAKCSKPRRSCAKPKQKCARPRKACPRPRKMCAKPKPRCPKPKSSKPKCMM, from the exons ATGAGCAGTCTGGAATTCAAGGATAGTAAGCAGGAGGTGGGATCTTCGAAAACAGTGAAATCCTCAAAAGAATCAGTTGATGATGTTAATTGGGAGAAGTCCGTAGCCTCCGAAGAATTCGAAGATTTCAACGAGGTGGAAAACGAAAACTCGTTATCGTCGGGCTATGTTAATTTCCTGAGGGACTTCAAGAAGCGCTATGGAGATTATTACACGGATCACCAGATAAAACGGGCAGCCGAAACCCGATGGAACGAAATGTCATTCCGTCATCGATGCCAGTACTCGGCG CCCGATTTGGTAGAGTCCAATAGTGGAAGTAGCCTTCCTAGCTCTATGGATAGCGAGCACAGAATGCATACTGAAAGAAGAGGCCCCACAGATACTTTCTTTGGTGCCAGCGCCACCAAAGGCAATGGCTGCACTCCCAGAAAGAGGGAGAACAAGTATTCCAAGCCTAGGATGAGGAAGAGTTGCCCCAAACCGCGGGCTAAGTGCTCGAAGCCCCGTCGCAGTTGCGCCAAGCCGAAGCAAAAATGCGCCAGACCCCGGAAAGCATGTCCCCGCCCCAGGAAGATGTGCGCCAAGCCGAAGCCCAGGTGTCCCAAGCCCAAGAGCTCAAAGCCCAAGTGCATGATGTAA
- the LOC120448405 gene encoding histone-like protein 18C isoform X1, which translates to MSSLEFKDSKQEVGSSKTVKSSKESVDDVNWEKSVASEEFEDFNEVENENSLSSGYVNFLRDFKKRYGDYYTDHQIKRAAETRWNEMSFRHRCQYSAEPMDTFHLKPDLVESNSGSSLPSSMDSEHRMHTERRGPTDTFFGASATKGNGCTPRKRENKYSKPRMRKSCPKPRAKCSKPRRSCAKPKQKCARPRKACPRPRKMCAKPKPRCPKPKSSKPKCMM; encoded by the exons ATGAGCAGTCTGGAATTCAAGGATAGTAAGCAGGAGGTGGGATCTTCGAAAACAGTGAAATCCTCAAAAGAATCAGTTGATGATGTTAATTGGGAGAAGTCCGTAGCCTCCGAAGAATTCGAAGATTTCAACGAGGTGGAAAACGAAAACTCGTTATCGTCGGGCTATGTTAATTTCCTGAGGGACTTCAAGAAGCGCTATGGAGATTATTACACGGATCACCAGATAAAACGGGCAGCCGAAACCCGATGGAACGAAATGTCATTCCGTCATCGATGCCAGTACTCGGCG GAACCAATGGACACTTTTCATTTAAAGCCCGATTTGGTAGAGTCCAATAGTGGAAGTAGCCTTCCTAGCTCTATGGATAGCGAGCACAGAATGCATACTGAAAGAAGAGGCCCCACAGATACTTTCTTTGGTGCCAGCGCCACCAAAGGCAATGGCTGCACTCCCAGAAAGAGGGAGAACAAGTATTCCAAGCCTAGGATGAGGAAGAGTTGCCCCAAACCGCGGGCTAAGTGCTCGAAGCCCCGTCGCAGTTGCGCCAAGCCGAAGCAAAAATGCGCCAGACCCCGGAAAGCATGTCCCCGCCCCAGGAAGATGTGCGCCAAGCCGAAGCCCAGGTGTCCCAAGCCCAAGAGCTCAAAGCCCAAGTGCATGATGTAA
- the LOC120448406 gene encoding uncharacterized protein LOC120448406, with amino-acid sequence MQPKKKKTTTFYSLSNPYAAEECGAKGFNQQNSPKTSGNVKFEKVKTGLCCVCGKRNKTVPKTQGKAAKAVHSIRVDKAAGLDIRGRKEYSQIVCAFNRFARETITNIQ; translated from the exons AtgcagcccaaaaaaaaaaaaacaacaacgttTTAC TCATTAAGCAATCCATATGCTGCGGAGGAGTGCGGGGCTAAGGGCTTTAATCAACAGAACAGTCCAAAAACGTCCGGAAACGTGAAGTTTGAGAAAGTGAAAACGGGgctgtgctgtgtgtgtggaaaacgGAACAAAACGGTGCCAAAAACGCAAGGAAAAGCTGCGAAGGCGGTGCACAGCATACGGGTTGATAAAGCAGCAGGTTTGGACATACGCGGCAGAAAAGAATATAGCCAAATAGTCTGTGCTTTTAACCGATTTGCTAGGGAAACAATAACCAACATCCAGTAa
- the LOC120448400 gene encoding uncharacterized protein LOC120448400 produces MLHSELLPPAGHQGIYAPLSQAMSDSESDEEIEIHNAANHRQKLPQKLQQAHQHNLPEQLQAQRIRIPPNTLALKLPHTRTSPTATRIVTRNPTGSTQKFQLEGSSYATNMQNTFRSVMLSDNGGVGSELSHFNSDFDANADNVAILGDHDQTGDNLSKRSPMSPARKCCFIGSLLLCFIAIVSFVWLIPCGNPDGTGSCPAVGDRIRTHNWFNNYTKAELKGGVNVVGGLRAWENNLIFMYRGDAFFPEFRPGNQRRNGIICLIGSSGAVAWFVEMVDEPVALDCTLIDINGNGKPACLVLDEYGELGAIHPVSGEWLWWFKERSARKVDAYDFPVILPDLDADGVLDLLLVTSLSLVQRTKSLAQPKHESLEKLEARNVLRMLSGRKGTPFGEGFTIHECDTLSNVKLEAGNVSFTCQRGNGTEQQRSKSLAELYALITNKSIVSQRLGTSKISQHRNHGQRRELDAQRNIYSLSGRELVVENRGRCPEDCNVTFVLSEVRDGKPHVVENFIKSGMYGMTPAQWHFKNTKSQMSGFVMKFWKWHGLGKPSKPSSASNNSNNVQKSGSNNHTKNMNAIKDKEKSQAQAKKQQQHQRLRRSTDAKDHEFQPPHQEFDVFEHIKQKRETFGVPSPTKNLTKLSGISPGGSYKMNMIKETVLLVVFVGADTHIENTLESDIVQFCRHDRKEAVCQPDLNNQDHSMLVADLDQDGSQELVTYRSTFVHPDDQPLSEWKLLTYVRLLRLQAELPAYFEVHKHN; encoded by the coding sequence ATGCTGCACTCCGAATTACTGCCACCCGCTGGCCACCAGGGCATCTATGCTCCGCTAAGTCAGGCAATGAGCGATTCCGAATCGGACGAGGAAATTGAGATACACAACGCCGCCAATCATCGACAAAAATTGCCACAGAAACTTCAGCAAGCTCATCAGCATAATCTGCCGGAGCAGCTCCAAGCCCAAAGGATACGCATCCCGCCGAACACACTAGCCCTGAAATTACCACATACTCGAACATCACCCACGGCCACCAGGATTGTGACTCGAAATCCAACCGGGAGTACCCAGAAATTCCAACTGGAAGGCAGTAGCTACGCTACCAACATGCAGAATACCTTCCGTTCCGTCATGTTGAGCGATAATGGTGGAGTGGGCTCTGAGTTGTCCCACTTCAACAGCGATTTCGATGCAAATGCAGATAATGTAGCCATCTTGGGAGACCATGATCAGACCGGTGACAACTTGTCAAAGAGGAGCCCCATGTCACCGGCAAGAAAATGCTGCTTCATAGGTAGCCTACTGCTGTGCTTCATTGCTATCGTATCCTTTGTATGGCTGATACCCTGCGGTAATCCGGATGGCACTGGATCCTGTCCAGCCGTCGGAGACCGGATAAGGACCCACAACTGGTTTAATAACTACACAAAGGCGGAACTTAAGGGAGGAGTTAATGTGGTCGGAGGTCTAAGGGCCTGGGAAAACAACCTGATATTCATGTACCGCGGTGATGCCTTTTTCCCGGAGTTCCGGCCAGGTAACCAGCGGCGTAATGGCATAATCTGTTTGATTGGCTCCTCAGGAGCAGTGGCTTGGTTTGTAGAGATGGTAGATGAACCTGTGGCACTCGATTGTACCCTCATTGATATAAATGGCAATGGGAAACCAGCTTGTTTAGTACTCGATGAGTACGGCGAACTTGGAGCCATTCATCCCGTCTCTGGTGAATGGCTTTGGTGGTTTAAGGAGCGATCAGCCCGAAAAGTTGATGCCTATGATTTCCCCGTCATCCTGCCTGATCTGGATGCAGATGGAGTGCTGGACCTCCTTCTCGTGACCAGTTTGTCACTTGTACAGCGTACAAAATCGCTTGCCCAGCCCAAACATGAATCTCTGGAAAAACTAGAGGCACGCAATGTGTTGCGCATGCTGTCGGGCAGAAAAGGAACACCTTTTGGCGAGGGCTTCACCATCCACGAATGCGACACACTGAGCAACGTGAAGCTCGAGGCGGGCAACGTGAGCTTCACCTGTCAGCGGGGCAATGGTACGGAGCAGCAGCGTTCTAAGAGTCTGGCCGAGCTGTATGCCCTGATCACCAACAAATCTATTGTAAGCCAACGACTAGGCACTTCAAAGATTTCGCAGCACAGGAACCACGGTCAGCGGCGTGAGCTGGATGCCCAGAGAAACATATATTCTCTAAGTGGACGGGAGCTCGTGGTGGAGAACCGAGGACGATGTCCGGAAGATTGCAATGTCACCTTTGTCCTAAGTGAAGTCCGCGATGGCAAACCCCATGTGGTGGAAAACTTCATCAAGAGCGGAATGTATGGCATGACGCCTGCCCAATGGCACTTTAAGAATACCAAATCGCAAATGTCTGGCTTCGTGATGAAGTTCTGGAAGTGGCATGGCCTGGGTAAGCCTTCCAAACCGTCCTCCGCCTccaataacagcaacaatgtGCAGAAGAGTGGCAGCAATAATCACACAAAGAACATGAATGCCATCAAGGATAAAGAAAAGTCTCAGGCTCAAGccaaaaaacaacagcagcaccaacgTCTAAGAAGGAGCACGGATGCAAAAGATCACGAGTTTCAACCACCTCATCAAGAGTTCGATGTCTTTGAGCACATAAAGCAGAAGAGGGAAACATTCGGAGTGCCATCTCCAACTAAAAACCTTACCAAATTGAGTGGAATCTCTCCCGGCGGAAGCTACAAAATGAACATGATTAAAGAGACCGTGCTACTAGTGGTTTTTGTGGGGGCCGATACTCACATCGAGAACACCTTGGAAAGCGACATCGTCCAGTTTTGCCGCCACGACCGCAAGGAAGCGGTGTGCCAACCGGATCTGAACAATCAGGACCACTCGATGCTTGTTGCAGATCTCGACCAGGACGGGTCACAGGAACTAGTTACATACAGGTCCACCTTCGTGCATCCCGATGATCAGCCGCTGAGCGAATGGAAACTGCTGACCTATGTGCGTTTGTTGCGCCTCCAAGCAGAGCTTCCCGCCTACTTCGAGGTCCACAAGCACAACTAG
- the LOC120448399 gene encoding uncharacterized protein LOC120448399, translated as MEQVTDTAATTPEPTQAEIPPQGVETSETLEPKPAALKTLSESADPTDLENELANLNGSEEGPGLDELSTLEQEIAKLHNIRPPDAASEAKESVTPSGGENNSGLESRMAPKEIKSGSPKIEDGHDASGNGQSSDSPLEEVDLIALLKGTDTSHGQPTGEEKCALEKALSDLDGVGEDVDVGVTIEGEGQFEIMEIDDDEGESSCRKTSPKVPLSKTIKSNSLTSISKHKLSPEQARAVALEQMAGLKPKSRRKEPPPPPPVVKPIDIVSSLNDDWDDYDSEEDKPGSSLVTEVITLPPAQVITKKPPVPVKRVTSPVKRNPNSPILLNNKISGVKVMIKTVSQKQLAASLSPAVEQSKPTVVVSPSKDTEEPTTGFKRMRVIKRKIIWDPDVPETKKSFAQYASTKATGKASSPAPPTPKTTVKSISPTTTTKKEVAPKKRSATPTARSSKAGTPIGGTERGPSPVKRRAQTPNTGLANGGTQKKKKVSEIDRLMGDEGAANMIHAVEHEQRELSGGEVSNKPLMRKRAMTITGRNQAARIAVEPTPPKKESAHSANKRTPAAADSVFTKTTANTSTSKPRASDSWDYVYKQRASEESMIMRRRSNSSYSSNASVSRNSLDNKPGAANLSDDAGEGSDPSFKFLKPVSKSNQRGGEDTSSHTLANDMKANNGSELVCLRKVNKVAHLVIHTQRGKFGHTYSRQLLEQLNDTLSSVARKGEFNTVLLTVEGPQFCQGIDCQELIQGSLEKRKDTASQLAVALKCYLRTLATFPKPLVAGIVGSLVNLGVMQLPFADYVVASDDCCFETNYAKLGQLPEGYALWHGHQKVSSEVHSRLFLLGERLFATELLGPHSFVDKICKTRNVNEEALAIAKQISTSSAEMYRTLKKVNHSAINATKFPRLDEELKVIGEQWVTANCLANFKSYLNDVDF; from the exons ATGGAGCAGGTGACGGATACTGCAGCGACAACACCGGAGCCCACCCAAGCGGAGATACCACCACAAGGAGTCGAAACATCGGAGACTCTAGAACCAAAACCAGCGGCGTTGAAAACGCTTTCAGAAAGTGCGGATCCCACTGATTTGGAGAATGAGCTGGCCAATCTCAACGGATCGGAAGAGGGCCCCGGCTTGGACGAGCTGAGTACGCTGGAGCAGGAGATAGCTAAGCTGCATAACATTCGACCGCCGGATGCGGCATCTGAAGCTAAAGAATCCGTCACTCCAAGTGGCGGAGAAAACAATAGTGGTTTGGAGTCCCGCATGGCCccaaaagaaattaaaagtGGGTCTCCAAAAATCGAAGACGGGCATGATGCCTCAGGCAACGGTCAGTCCAGCGATTCCCCCTTGGAAGAGGTAGATCTTATTGCCCTGCTCAAGGGTACGGACACAAGTCATGGCCAGCCCACCGGCGAAGAAAAGTGCGCGTTGGAGAAGGCTCTTTCCGATCTCGACGGCGTTGGAGAAGACGTGGATGTGGGTGTTACCATCGAGGGCGAAGGGCAGTTCGAAATCATGGAAATTGACGACGATGAGGGGGAGTCATCCTGTCGAAAAACCAGTCCCAAGGTACCTCTGTCCAAGACCATCAAATCTAACTCGTTGACTTCTATTTCCAAGCATAAGCTTTCCCCGGAACAAGCCAGAGCTGTAGCTCTGGAGCAAATGGCCGGTCTTAAACCAAAGTCGCGCCGTAAGGAGCCGCCCCCACCGCCTCCTGTGGTCAAGCCAATAGATATTGTCAGCTCATTGAACGATGATTGGGACGACTACGATTCTGAGGAAGACAAGCCGGGTTCCTCGTTGGTGACAGAAGTAATAACTCTACCTCCGGCACAAGTAATCACTAAAAAGCCACCAGTGCCTGTGAAAAGGGTGACATCGCCAGTTAAGCGCAACCCGAACTCGCCCATTTTGCTAAATAACAAGATCAGCGGGGTAAAAGTAATGATAAAGACCGTGAGCCAAAAGCAACTGGCAGCCTCATTAAGTCCAGCAGTGGAGCAATCCAAACCGACAGTCGTTGTGTCACCTTCCAAGGACACTGAAGAGCCTACCACGG GGTTCAAGCGCATGCGTGTAATTAAAAGGAAGATAATCTGGGATCCCGATGTACCGGAGACGAAAAAATCATTTGCGCAGTATGCCAGCACTAAGGCAACGGGAAAGGCCTCATCTCCAGCTCCCCCTACACCAAAAACAACTGTCAAAAGCATTTCACCCACCACGACGACTAAGAAGGAGGTGGCGCCAAAAAAACGTTCGGCCACGCCTACTGCTCGGTCCTCTAAAGCTGGGACGCCGATCGGAGGAACAGAGCGGGGTCCCTCGCCCGTCAAACGACGCGCGCAAACTCCGAACACAGGTCTAGCCAATGGAGGaacccaaaaaaagaaaaaggtctcTGAAATCGATCGCCTGATGGGCGATGAGGGCGCTGCCAATATGATTCATGCGGTGGAGCATGAACAGCGGGAGTTGAGTGGTGGTGAGGTGTCCAACAAACCGCTGATGCGCAAACGAGCCATGACCATAACCGGAAGG AACCAGGCAGCCCGTATTGCAGTGGAACCAACACCCCCCAAAAAAGAGTCAGCTCATTCTGCCAACAAACGAACGCCTGCTGCGGCTGATTCCGTATTTACTAAGACCACCGCCAACACATCTACCAGTAAGCCTCGCGCCTCCGACTCGTGGGACTATGTTTACAAGCAGCGCGCCAGCGAGGAATCGATGATCATGCGTAGGCGCTCCAATAGCTCCTACTCCAGCAACGCTTCCGTCAGCCGAAATTCGCTGGACAATAAACCTGGAGCAGCCAATCTGTCTGATGATGCAGGCGAGGGCTCTGATCCATCCTTTAAGTTTTTGAAGCCCGTAAGCAAGTCGAACCAAAGGGGAGGTGAAGATACCTCTTCGCATACACTGGCTAACGATATGAAGGCGAACAATGGTAGCGAACTGGTGTGTCTGCGCAAGGTTAACAAAGTTGCTCACTTGGTCATCCACACGCAACGAGGAAAATTTGGCCATACATACAGTAGGCAGTTGCTGGAGCAGTTGAACGACACACTGTCCAGCGTTGCCCGCAAAGGCGAATTCAACACTGTGCTGCTTACCGTTGAGGGTCCACAGTTTTGTCAGGGCATCGATTGTCAGGAACTGATTCAGGGATCTTTGGAGAAGCGAAAAGATACTGCCAGTCAACTGGCCGTAGCCCTGAA ATGCTATTTACGCACTTTGGCAACATTTCCCAAACCCTTGGTGGCGGGCATTGTTGGCAGCCTGGTTAATTTGGGCGTTATGCAGCTTCCATTTGCTGACTATGTGGTGGCGTCTGATGATTGTTGCTTTGAGACTAACTATGCCAAATTAGGTCAACTGCCCGAGGGCTATGCTCTGTGGCATGGTCACCAAAAAGTGTCCAGTGAAGTG CACTCGCGCTTGTTCCTTCTGGGTGAAAGACTGTTCGCAACGGAACTTTTGGGGCCACATAGTTTCGTTGACAAGATCTGCAAGACCCGCAACGTCAATGAAGAGGCTCTGGCCATTGCCAAACAGATATCTACTAGCTCTGCGGAG ATGTATCGCACGCTGAAGAAAGTCAACCACTCCGCCATCAATGCTACGAAATTCCCACGTCTGGATGAGGAACTGAAAGTTATAGGCGAGCAATGGGTTACTGCCAATTGCTTGGCTAACTTCAAAAGTTATCTTAACGACGTTGATTTTTAG
- the LOC120448401 gene encoding protein ST7 homolog yields the protein MWDSSMFLSTLTPKFYVALTGTSSLISGLILIFEWWYFRKYGTSFIEQVSINHISPWINGSDGQSESSNGSGSSSSSGSSSSSNGGAGGGGSGGAGASGSGSATTSTGTQMPECKVWRNPLNLFRGAEYQRFFWATSKEPLTYYDMNLSAQDHQTFFTCEGDARKEEYEIMQTAWRERNPMQRIKSAHSALEINAECAPAYILLAEEEAMTIMEAEKILKTALKVAEINYRKSQATQHQGAIADGMHRRDTNVLIYIKRRLAMCARKLGKLKEAAKMFRDLTKEIPSIMSVLNIHENLIETLLEMQAYADCHAILAKYDDISLPKSATICYTAALLKARAVADKFSPDIASKRGLSPAEMSAVEAIHRAVEFNPHVPKYLLETKRLILPPEHILKRGDSEALAYAFFHLKHWKQVEGALNLLHCTWEGTFRMLPYPLERGHLFYPYPTCTECADRELLPAFHEVSVYPKKELPFFILFTAGLCSITALLALATHQYPEPMGHLAQTVLTWISYPFQLLKERIEAFWPCNLLQQLSRV from the exons atGTGGGATTCGTCCATGTTTCTCAGCACTCTGACGCCCAAGTTCTACGTGGCGCTCACAGGAACCTCCAGCCTGATCTCGGGCCTGATCCTAATCTTTGAGTGGTGGTATTTCCGGAAATATGGCACTTCGTTTATAG AGCAAGTCTCCATCAACCACATTAGCCCCTGGATAAATGGCAGCGATGGGCAGTCAGAGTCGAgcaatggcagtggcagcagcagcagcagtggctccagtagcagcagcaatggAGGAGCAGGCGGTGGAGGATcgggaggagcaggagcatcAGGCAGTGGTAGCGCCACCACAAGTACGGGCACCCAAATGCCCGAGTGTAAGGTCTGGCGGAATCCCCTCAATCTTTTCCGCGGCGCCGAGTACCAGAGATTCTTTTGGGCAACCAGCAAGGAGCCGCTGACCTACTACGATATGAACTTAAGTGCCCAGGACCATCAGACCTTTTTCACCTGCGAGGGCGATGCCCGCAAAGAAGAGTATGAAATCATGCAGACGGCCTGGCGCGAACGGAATCCCATGCAGCGCATCAAGTCCGCTCACAGTGCACTGGAAATCAATGCAGAATGTGCGCCTGCCTATATACTGCTAGCCGAAGAGGAAGCCATGACCATTATGGAGGCAGAGAAGATCCTGAAGACAGCCCTAAAGGTGGCCGAGATCAACTACCGCAAGTCGCAGGCCACCCAACATCAGGGCGCCATAGCGGATGGAATGCATCGGCGGGACACCAATGTGTTGATCTACATCAAGCGGCGACTAGCCATGTGCGCCCGCAAGCTAGGCAAGCTGAAGGAGGCGGCAAAGATGTTTCGCGATCTTACGAAGGAGATACCCTCGATTATGAGTGTGCTGAACATCCACGAGAATCTAATCGAAACGCTGCTGGAGATGCAGGCCTACGCCGATTGCCATGCCATTCTGGCCAAGTACGACGACATATCGCTGCCAAAATCGGCGACCATCTGCTATACAGCTGCTCTGCTGAAGGCGCGTGCCGTGGCCGATAAGTTTTCGCCAGACATTGCATCCAAGCGAGGTCTAAGTCCTGCAGAAATGAGCGCCGTTGAGGCCATTCATCGGGCGGTGGAGTTTAATCCGCATGTGCCCAAGTATCTGCTGGAGACAAAGCGACTCATTCTACCGCCAGAGCACATTTTGAAGCGAGGCGATTCAGAGGCACTGGCCTATGCGTTCTTCCATCTGAAGCACTGGAAGCAGGTGGAGGGGGCCCTAAATCTGCTGCACTGCACCTGGGAGGGCACGTTTCGCATGCTGCCGTATCCGCTGGAGCGCGGCCACCTCTTCTATCCATATCCCACGTGCACAGAGTGCGCGGATCGCGAATTGCTGCCGGCGTTCCACGAGGTGTCCGTTTATCCCAAGAAGGAGCTGCCCTTCTTCATCCTCTTCACGGCGGGACTATGCTCCATTACCGCCCTGCTGGCCTTGGCCACCCACCAGTATCCGGAGCCCATGGGTCATTTGGCACAGACCGTACTTACCTGGATTTCGTATCCGTTTCAGCTGCTCAAGGAGCGCATCGAGGCGTTCTGGCCGTGCAATCTGCTGCAGCAGTTGTCACGCGTCTAA